Part of the Candidatus Kaelpia aquatica genome, TTTGAAAGCCCGTAGGGAGAGATTCCGTATATGATGCCGAAATTTACTGTCTTGGCCATGGAACGCATCTTGGGCGTGACGTTTTTCTCTGCTACTTCAAACATCAATGAGGCGGTCTGTTTGTGAATGTCCTTATTCTCCTTAAAGCCTTTTATCAGATTTTCATCTCCTGAGAGATGGGCAAGTATTCTTAGCTCAATCTGAGAATAGTCTGCAGATATAAACAGATAGCCTTTAGAGGGTATGAATGCAGCTCTTATCTGCTTACCCAGATCAGAGCGTATTGGAATATTTTGCAAGTTCGGCTTAGAGCAGCTCAAGCGTCCTGTCTGTGTGATCGCTTGATTGAATGAAGTGTGAATCTTGCCGTCATCAGATATGTTTTTAAGCAGCCCTTCTATGTAGGTGCTTTTTATCTTACTTAGCTCACGAAATTTAAGGATATGATCTGCTATTGGATGGAGATGCTTAAGTTTCTGCAGCGACTCCTCATCTGTCGAAGGCCCAGTCTTACCCTTTTTGACCGGCTTTAAATTGAACTTATCATATAGAATCTCCCGAAGCTGCTTAGGAGAGTTAAGGTTGAACTTTTCTCCTGCTATCCCATAGATATCTTTGGTGATTGAAGATAGCCTTTTGTTGTAATCTTCAAGCAGGTTCTCCAGGTACTCTCTGTCTACATTTATGCCTCTCACTTCCATCTTTGAGAGTAAGAATATCAGCGGTTCTTCTATTTCATAGTATAGCTTACTAAGGCCAAGGGTTTTTATTCTTTTCTTTAAGTGGGGATAGAGTTCTCTAAATGCATATACAGCTGCTATGTTTTTTTTAAGAACATCGTATCCTTTTTGCTCAGACTCTATTAAAAGAGCTGAGAGATTGGTGGCGTTTTTAAGGTAGTTCAATACTATTTTAAATAACTCATATTTTTGCCAAGATGGATTAAGCAGATAAGATGCTATTCTAACATCAAATCCGGGGCCTTTGAGTTCGATATTATAATCTTTAAGTTTTTTAGACAAGCCTTTTATCCCGTAAGATATTTTTTCAATCTTGGAATTAGAAAAGATGCTGTTTAAAGCCTCCCTGTTTTCTTCGATCAGGCCTTGAGGTATGACTGATATAGATTTTGCCGTAGATATTAAAAGAGAGGACTCTCTTTTCTCTCCTCTCTCTGCTATATGGAAGCTGAAATAACTCTCGGATTCTATACTTTTAATCAAGGCCGATAACTCTTTAGCATCCTTAACCTCTCTATGTTTAGGTAATTGCAGAGGCTTTACTGCTAAGAGAAGTTCTTTTGTTAGATTATTAAACTCCAGCTTTTCAAGTTGAGGTACTAACTCTTCATAGTGAGGCACGGTCTTCTTCATAGCCTTAAAATCTATTTTAAAATCGACATCACTCCTAAGAAGAGTGAGTTTTTTACTTAATAGAAGCTGGGCCTTGTTCTCCCCTATGAGCTCTCTTGTCTTATCAGGCAAACTCTCTATCTTTTTCAGCAGCTCTTCCACTGAACCGTACCGAGATATTAATTTTTGAGCTGCTATCTCACCAATTCCCGGAACACCAGGGATGTTATCTGTCTGGTCACCCTTTAGAGCCAGAAAATCTGCAAACATATTTGGTGTTATAGAATAGACTTTTTTGATAGTATCTACATCAAGGTAAATATCTTTCTTGGGTTCATATACCTCTATATTTTCATCTATTGCCTGAATAACATCTTTGTCAGAACTTACTATGTAAGACTTTAACCCTTCTCTTTTGGATTTTTTTGCCAATGTTGCCAATACATCATCCGCTTCATATCCTTCTATCTCAAAAAGAGTTATCCCATAGGCCCTAAGAACATCTTTTAGTATTGGGAACTGTCTTATTAAGTCCTCTGGCGTAGGCTTCCTCGTTGCTTTATAATCACCGTAGATATCTTTTCTAAAACTTGGTTTTTTATGGTCAAATGCAACCGCAATATAATCAGGGTTCTTCTCTTCCATTATCTTTCTCAGCATGATTAAAAATCCGTAAATAGCATTTGTTGGAAGCCCTCTGGAGTTCGAGAGCCTAGGCAACGCATAGTAAGCCCTGTAAACATAATTACTACCATCGATTAAGTAGATTGTTTTAGGATTCATATTTTAACAACGGTGAGGTCAGAATTAATTTTGCCTGGGAACCAACTCGATAATTTTCTCTAACTCCTGCTTGGCCTTGACATAATCGCCTGATTCAATATAATCATTTCCATTTTTGCAGTAGATATTGATCCGGCTTATAATGTGCTTTTTCTCTGCCTCCTTATAACTCTTTTGATAACTTTTATTTTCTGGAAATAGCATTGCTGCCTGCTTCAGATCGTCATAGGCATTCTCATAGAGGCCTTTCTTGAGATAGTATATACCTTTTTGATAATGTTTAGCAGCAAGTACTTTATTTGTCTCTTTCTGCTCCTGCATTCTGTTTGCAACTTCGCGCGCCAGCACTCTGGCTTCTGTCTCCCTTGCTTGCTCCGGGGCATATTTCCAAAGCTTCTGCCAAGCTCTTTTTGTCCAAGAACTGTTCTTACTGCCTAACTCAACTCTCTTGATAAAATGCGGCAGGGCTTTATCTATCTCGTTTATACGCTCATATAACAGAGCAAGGTTCATATGTGCTTCTGCAAAATCAGGGTTTACCTGAATTGCTTTCAGGTATGCTTCTTGGGCCTTATTTAAGAAACCTTTTATCTCATAAATTATTCCTGCATCATTATGAGGTATGGCGTAGAATGGATCTAATGCAGCGGCTTTTCTATAGTAGACCAAAGCCATCTCTATATCTCCAGACTGCTGCGCTTTATATCCTTCCGCCCTGTAGGTTCTAGACTCTTCTACAAATTCATCTCCACCAAAAACTATATTACCTAACAGGATAAATGTTACTACAAGAAGTATGCCTGGTTTAATCATTCCCTA contains:
- the polA gene encoding DNA polymerase I, which gives rise to MNPKTIYLIDGSNYVYRAYYALPRLSNSRGLPTNAIYGFLIMLRKIMEEKNPDYIAVAFDHKKPSFRKDIYGDYKATRKPTPEDLIRQFPILKDVLRAYGITLFEIEGYEADDVLATLAKKSKREGLKSYIVSSDKDVIQAIDENIEVYEPKKDIYLDVDTIKKVYSITPNMFADFLALKGDQTDNIPGVPGIGEIAAQKLISRYGSVEELLKKIESLPDKTRELIGENKAQLLLSKKLTLLRSDVDFKIDFKAMKKTVPHYEELVPQLEKLEFNNLTKELLLAVKPLQLPKHREVKDAKELSALIKSIESESYFSFHIAERGEKRESSLLISTAKSISVIPQGLIEENREALNSIFSNSKIEKISYGIKGLSKKLKDYNIELKGPGFDVRIASYLLNPSWQKYELFKIVLNYLKNATNLSALLIESEQKGYDVLKKNIAAVYAFRELYPHLKKRIKTLGLSKLYYEIEEPLIFLLSKMEVRGINVDREYLENLLEDYNKRLSSITKDIYGIAGEKFNLNSPKQLREILYDKFNLKPVKKGKTGPSTDEESLQKLKHLHPIADHILKFRELSKIKSTYIEGLLKNISDDGKIHTSFNQAITQTGRLSCSKPNLQNIPIRSDLGKQIRAAFIPSKGYLFISADYSQIELRILAHLSGDENLIKGFKENKDIHKQTASLMFEVAEKNVTPKMRSMAKTVNFGIIYGISPYGLSKQLNSGIDESSDFIDAYFKLYPGVKKYIQREIKRARKSNSTETLFKRIRYIPEINSDIVNIREFGERIAINTPIQGSSADLIKKVMLKTQENLEREEVDARLLLQIHDELLYEVREEDLKRARSIIQDNMENALALDIPLKANISTGSSWLDLKS
- a CDS encoding tetratricopeptide repeat protein; protein product: MIKPGILLVVTFILLGNIVFGGDEFVEESRTYRAEGYKAQQSGDIEMALVYYRKAAALDPFYAIPHNDAGIIYEIKGFLNKAQEAYLKAIQVNPDFAEAHMNLALLYERINEIDKALPHFIKRVELGSKNSSWTKRAWQKLWKYAPEQARETEARVLAREVANRMQEQKETNKVLAAKHYQKGIYYLKKGLYENAYDDLKQAAMLFPENKSYQKSYKEAEKKHIISRINIYCKNGNDYIESGDYVKAKQELEKIIELVPRQN